DNA from Asticcacaulis sp. ZE23SCel15:
CGATCTGCCCGTGGGTGGTCGGCAGAATTTCGGTAAAGAAGCTGCCGTCAACAATCGGCGGCATCAGGGTGCCGAAAAACGCACACAGCGACAGGGCAATGGCCGTACCTAAGCCTAAGCCCAGATAGCGCATGGTCAGGCCGTAGGTTAAGCCGCCCATGCCCCACAACAGGCCAAACATCACGCACAGGCCCCAGATATCGGCGGGTGCTGCCGACAGCACACCCAGCAGGTCTTTGGTTTGCAGCGAAGCGAAAATCCACGGCGCGAACACCCAGCTAAACAAGCCGCCGATCAGCCAGTAGATTTCCCACGACCAGCCGCGCACGCGCCGGTACGGAACATAAAAACTGGCCGAGGCAAAGCCGCCGATCCAGTGAAACAGTACGCCTAAAATCGGATTTGGCACTTAAGTCTCCCTTGGGTTCATGTGCATTATCTCCCGGTTATCATCCGGCCCTTAAGAGCTCTAGCTAATGGTTTAAAGATCAAGGTTCAGGCGGTAAGCGCGGTTGGCGTTGCGGCCAAACATGTCGCGGCGCTCATCATCCGAAAAATCTGAGGTGATGTCATCAAAGGCATTGATGATGGTGGCGTAGTCAGAAAACAGCTTATCGGTCGGCACGTCGGAGGCAAACATGACGCGATCGGTGCCAAAAATCTCGATGACTTTTAGCACCAGTGGACGGATCGACGCCGTCGTCCAGTTACGCTCGACAAAGCCCATGCCGGAAATCTTGGCCCAGACATGCGGCTGTGCGGCCAGTAATTTCATACCGGCTTCCCAGCGATCCATGTGATCCGCGCCATCTTTCACCGGCATACCGGCGTGGTTGAGCATAACCGGAATATCCGGGTGTTTGGCGGCAAGCTCTGCGGCCTGCGCCATCTGGTTGGCATAGATTTGCAGATCGAACGACAGATTATGTTTGGCCAGTTTGGCATAGCCCGCCTGCCACTGCGGATCATCCAGCAAATTGGCGGGTGTATAGCTGAAAAAACTATCCGGATGCCAGTTGAGGATATGACGGATGCCGCGCACGGATTTATGGTGACTGTGGGCCTCCAGCAAGGCCTCGACATTGGGATCATTCAGGCCCGCAAACGCAACAAGCGCGGTCGGTAAGGCTTCGGCATCGGACAAACCCTGCAACCACTGCGTCTCATTCAACGCCTGATCCGCACGCGCCCCGGCATCGACATGCACCGTGCCACGGACATCAAAACCGGTGGCATCGGCGCGGTAATGGGACGGCAGATAGGTCTGGGCAATCGCTTCGGTCGAGCCATTGACGCCGCTGTCATCAAACGGGGCCGACAACCAGTCATAACGTAGCTTTTCCAGATCCCAGAGATGGATATGAGCATCTACGAATGGCAGTTTCATGCGCGTTTCCCCATCTTATAGTTAAAAGCGCCCGCGCCCGAAATTAATCGGAGCGGGCGCTTTTATATTTAGTAAGTGGTTCTACCACCCGACGTGTCAAACACCGACGCCGTGGTGAACGAACATTCTTCCGACGCCATGAACGTCACCATCGCGGCCGATTTATCGACAATGCCCAAACGGCCCATCGGGATTTTTGAGCGCATGTAATCAACCTGAGACTGCGGCAATTGCGCCAGGATCGGCGATTCAAACGTCGCCGGTGTCAGCGCATTCACGATCACGCCTTTGCCCGCTAATTCCTTGCCCAGCGACTTGGTGAAACCAATC
Protein-coding regions in this window:
- a CDS encoding amidohydrolase, which translates into the protein MKLPFVDAHIHLWDLEKLRYDWLSAPFDDSGVNGSTEAIAQTYLPSHYRADATGFDVRGTVHVDAGARADQALNETQWLQGLSDAEALPTALVAFAGLNDPNVEALLEAHSHHKSVRGIRHILNWHPDSFFSYTPANLLDDPQWQAGYAKLAKHNLSFDLQIYANQMAQAAELAAKHPDIPVMLNHAGMPVKDGADHMDRWEAGMKLLAAQPHVWAKISGMGFVERNWTTASIRPLVLKVIEIFGTDRVMFASDVPTDKLFSDYATIINAFDDITSDFSDDERRDMFGRNANRAYRLNLDL